The stretch of DNA CAAGCGCAACGGTGTCCTCGACTCCGCAAGGTAGTCCGCGCAAAGCTGCGGTGCTCGGGTCGCCGATTGCGCATTCGCGGTCACCGCAGCTGCATCTGGCCGCTTACCAGGCGCTGGGGCTCGACGGCTGGACGTATGACCGTATCGAATGCACCGCCGACCAATTACCAAGCCTGGTAGGGGGTTTCGGCCCGGAGTGGGTCGGCCTTTCGGTGACGATGCCCGGCAAGTTCGCGGCGCTTCGGTTCGCCGACGAACGCACCGAACGCGCCGAACTCGTCGGCTCGGCCAACACATTGGTGCGGACGGCGACGGGATGGCAGGCCGACAACACCGACATCGACGGTGTGAAGGGGGCGTTGGGGTCGGTCACCGGACGTGCGGCAGTATTGGGCTCTGGCGGTACGGCACCCGCCGTCGTCGTCGGGCTCGCAGAGCTTGGCGTGGAAGATATTTCGGTGGTCGCCCGCAATCGCGACAGGGCTGCACCGTTGCTGGCCCTCGGGCCTAGGCTCGACATCGAGATCCGCTGGATCGAACTGGGCACGCCAGTGGCGGACGTCGACGCTGTCGTCAGCACCATCCCCGCGGACGTCGCGGCCAGCTATGCCAACACCGTCGCGTCGACGCCAGTGCTGCTCGACGCGATCTACGACCCGTGGCCGACGCCGCTGGCGGCGGCGGTCGAGGCGGCGGGTGGCCGGGTCATCAGCGGACTGCAGATGCTGTTGCACCAGGCCTTCGCTCAAGTCGAGCAATTCACCGGTCTGCCCGCCCCCAAAGAGGCGATGAGGGCGGCACTGGCCGAACAGTAGGGTCGCCTGAATTGGTCGCGGCCGCAATGTCGTCACCGCCGCTAGGCGGTGATCAGCCGGGTGTCGCTGTGCGCCAAGCGGCCTCGTGCTGAGCGCACCGCACCGATGCTGGCCACGGTCACCAGCACGATCGCCGCATACCCCATCACCGCGAGGTGCTGACCAAGAATCAGCCAGCCCGCTACCGCCGCGAACACCGGGGACAGACATGTCAGTATCGCGAACGTCTCGGGTGGCAACCGGCGCAGCGAGATGAGCTCCAGCGAGTAGGGGATGACGGACGACATCACTCCGACCGTCACCCCCAGCCCCAGCACCTGCCACCGCAGCGCAGCGTCCGGATCGACCGCGAACACCGCAAATGGAGCCATGGCTACCGCACCCATGGCGGTCGCCAGCGCCAGCCCGTCGAGCCTCGGAAAATCGGCCCCCGCGCGAGCCGTGGCCAGGATGTAGCCGGCCCAGCTCACCCCTGCGCCCGCGGCGAAGCCAAGGCCAACCGGGTCGAGATGACCGACTCGGACACCGGTGAGACTGAGCAGCGCGACACCCAGCAGTGCCAACAGCGCCCACAACCATGCTGACTTGCGTCGGCTGACGATCACCGAAAGCGCAAGCGGGCCAAGGGCTTCGACGGTGACGGCCACCCCGAGGGGGACGCGCGTCAGCGAGATGTAAAAACATGCATTCATCACCACCAAAGCGGTGGCGAGGGCGATCGCGGACACCCACGCCCGGCGCGATAGCCCACGCAGTCGGGGGCGGGTCGCCACGCAGAGGACTACCCCGGCGACAAGGAGTCGCATGAACACCGCACCGACCGGGCCGAGCGCCGCGAACAGGCCGACGGCGAACGCGGCGCCAACCTCCTGGCTGATCGCGGCCGCCACCACCAGCAGCGCTGGACCAATTGGTGACCGTCGATGCACGGAACC from Mycobacterium sp. JS623 encodes:
- a CDS encoding EamA family transporter; this translates as MHRRSPIGPALLVVAAAISQEVGAAFAVGLFAALGPVGAVFMRLLVAGVVLCVATRPRLRGLSRRAWVSAIALATALVVMNACFYISLTRVPLGVAVTVEALGPLALSVIVSRRKSAWLWALLALLGVALLSLTGVRVGHLDPVGLGFAAGAGVSWAGYILATARAGADFPRLDGLALATAMGAVAMAPFAVFAVDPDAALRWQVLGLGVTVGVMSSVIPYSLELISLRRLPPETFAILTCLSPVFAAVAGWLILGQHLAVMGYAAIVLVTVASIGAVRSARGRLAHSDTRLITA
- a CDS encoding shikimate dehydrogenase, producing MSSTPQGSPRKAAVLGSPIAHSRSPQLHLAAYQALGLDGWTYDRIECTADQLPSLVGGFGPEWVGLSVTMPGKFAALRFADERTERAELVGSANTLVRTATGWQADNTDIDGVKGALGSVTGRAAVLGSGGTAPAVVVGLAELGVEDISVVARNRDRAAPLLALGPRLDIEIRWIELGTPVADVDAVVSTIPADVAASYANTVASTPVLLDAIYDPWPTPLAAAVEAAGGRVISGLQMLLHQAFAQVEQFTGLPAPKEAMRAALAEQ